One segment of Pseudanabaena sp. FACHB-2040 DNA contains the following:
- a CDS encoding PTPA-CTERM sorting domain-containing protein gives MPDLLQAFPTAGFIPGLSISKELSGRILPSLSYDLLEIIGSYRMVRKQLLSMFCLSILSTGVGLVFFSEIALAVANDAPQNGAQDYRTGSPTNGSRESSSNLVGQPFTVASEDITLESFSFRIRGSFNNSQPMSFTAYVSEWTAAGPTGEILHTSTIQTKAADEKSEQFSFAANMLELKANKSYVVFVTVNDFGGSTSLEIENVEFKASRKSTGGSGGGGGGGGGGKSLQAITTLASPLIGYLLSSSSPNRSSQSLKATVSETVARGSSPNSKTEPEGPQTPNPENPSVGKNPKDPTPDPTPDPAPNPTPDSRAVPTPALLPGLIGMGAKLWTKRKAEALEPGSN, from the coding sequence TTGCCGGATCTATTGCAAGCGTTTCCTACAGCTGGCTTCATACCAGGCTTGAGCATCTCCAAAGAACTAAGTGGGCGCATCCTACCTTCCCTCTCTTACGACCTACTTGAAATTATTGGAAGCTACAGGATGGTTAGGAAGCAACTTCTCAGCATGTTTTGCCTGAGTATTTTGAGCACAGGTGTCGGGCTGGTATTTTTTTCAGAGATAGCTCTAGCAGTAGCTAATGACGCTCCCCAGAACGGAGCTCAAGATTACAGAACAGGCTCTCCAACGAATGGCTCCAGGGAGAGCTCAAGCAACCTAGTTGGCCAACCCTTTACTGTTGCCAGTGAGGACATTACCCTAGAGAGTTTTTCATTCCGGATTCGTGGCAGTTTTAATAACTCCCAACCGATGTCATTCACTGCCTATGTGAGCGAGTGGACTGCTGCGGGTCCTACTGGCGAAATCCTGCACACAAGCACCATTCAAACTAAAGCTGCGGATGAGAAATCTGAGCAGTTTAGCTTTGCCGCCAACATGCTTGAGTTAAAGGCAAACAAAAGTTATGTCGTGTTTGTGACAGTGAATGACTTTGGTGGTAGCACCAGCTTAGAGATTGAAAACGTAGAGTTCAAAGCTTCACGTAAGTCGACCGGTGGCAGCGGTGGTGGCGGTGGCGGTGGCGGCGGTGGCAAAAGCCTTCAAGCAATAACGACTCTAGCCAGTCCCCTCATCGGTTATCTGTTGAGCTCTAGCAGCCCCAACAGGAGTTCCCAATCATTAAAGGCAACTGTCTCAGAGACAGTTGCCCGTGGTTCTTCACCAAACTCGAAGACTGAACCTGAAGGGCCACAAACGCCTAACCCAGAGAATCCTTCTGTAGGGAAGAACCCCAAGGATCCAACCCCCGATCCAACCCCCGATCCAGCCCCAAATCCAACCCCAGATTCAAGGGCTGTTCCCACACCGGCTTTGCTCCCAGGATTAATTGGCATGGGGGCTAAACTTTGGACGAAGCGAAAAGCGGAAGCGCTGGAACCAGGTAGTAACTAG
- a CDS encoding LCP family protein yields MVSTHNPNRPIPPKPSKQSFQKKPARIPRWIGLGIALAGVASISATAGALLATSLSSTPLMQGQLSPEEAKIFSQGNPISTGSNLRLPRLTRPVNILVLGTKVLSSDVEDAPSELQDLGYHALVNSFEGLSDTMLLLRFNPQTEQLVILSLPRDTRTQINGSLTKLNEANRDGGPALAASSVSDLLGGVAVDRYVRINVQGVEKLFDALGGVTVNVPQDMKYQDDSQHLYINLKAGEQHLNGNQALQFLRFRYDEKGDIGRIQRQQMMMRAVVEQTLNPATIARMPKILSVIQEHVDTNLTIEELLALVGYSAQTNRSNVQMLMLPGEFSNPDDFELSYWLPDYSAIDSMVDQYFGFRAATASTVHDPSYVRIAIQDSTGDSVAVQALIDTLYESGYTNVYTDQDWNNELPITRILAQQGDVASAEMLHRFLRVGEVRVESTGILDSDVTIQLGKDWLDEHGNRL; encoded by the coding sequence CTGGTGTCCACACACAACCCAAACCGCCCTATTCCACCCAAACCATCTAAACAAAGTTTTCAGAAAAAGCCTGCACGTATTCCCCGGTGGATTGGCTTGGGTATTGCTCTGGCAGGGGTTGCCAGTATTTCAGCAACAGCTGGAGCCCTGTTAGCGACGTCTCTGTCCAGCACCCCGCTGATGCAGGGGCAGCTAAGCCCAGAAGAAGCTAAGATTTTTAGCCAAGGTAACCCGATCTCGACTGGGAGCAATCTGCGTTTGCCTCGGCTCACCCGGCCAGTGAACATCCTGGTGCTGGGTACCAAAGTCCTCAGCTCAGATGTTGAAGATGCGCCGTCAGAGCTACAAGACTTGGGATACCATGCCCTAGTCAATTCCTTTGAAGGGCTTAGCGATACTATGCTGCTGCTGCGGTTTAATCCTCAGACCGAGCAGCTCGTCATCCTCTCACTTCCCCGCGATACCCGCACCCAAATCAATGGCAGTCTGACCAAGTTAAACGAGGCTAACCGAGACGGAGGCCCGGCCTTGGCGGCGTCTTCGGTCAGCGACTTGCTGGGCGGAGTTGCCGTCGATCGCTATGTGCGAATTAATGTGCAGGGTGTTGAGAAGCTGTTTGATGCCCTAGGCGGTGTTACTGTCAACGTCCCCCAGGACATGAAGTACCAAGATGACAGTCAGCACCTCTACATCAATCTCAAAGCCGGAGAACAGCATCTCAACGGCAACCAGGCTCTTCAGTTTCTGCGCTTCCGCTACGATGAAAAAGGCGATATTGGCCGCATTCAGCGCCAGCAAATGATGATGCGGGCTGTCGTAGAGCAGACCCTAAACCCGGCTACCATTGCCCGCATGCCGAAGATTTTGTCGGTGATTCAGGAGCATGTTGATACCAACCTAACCATAGAAGAGCTGCTAGCTCTGGTAGGCTACAGTGCTCAAACCAATCGCTCTAATGTGCAGATGCTGATGTTGCCAGGTGAATTCAGCAATCCCGATGATTTTGAGCTGAGCTACTGGCTACCCGACTACAGTGCGATCGACTCCATGGTCGATCAGTACTTCGGCTTTAGGGCGGCTACCGCTTCTACTGTTCACGATCCCTCCTACGTTCGGATTGCAATTCAAGACAGCACAGGAGATTCAGTCGCTGTTCAGGCTCTAATCGACACACTGTACGAGAGCGGCTACACCAACGTCTACACCGATCAGGATTGGAATAATGAGTTGCCGATCACTCGCATCTTGGCTCAGCAGGGAGATGTTGCCAGCGCAGAAATGCTGCACCGCTTCTTGAGAGTGGGAGAGGTGCGGGTCGAGAGCACCGGCATTCTTGATTCGGATGTAACAATTCAGCTGGGCAAAGACTGGCTTGACGAGCACGGCAACCGGCTTTGA